A part of Prolixibacteraceae bacterium genomic DNA contains:
- a CDS encoding OmpA family protein has translation MIRILTRYLLFFLSLVPLMTFGQRKLYEKGLRAYNEGFYTEVIDIYTPLDVSSKDVDIELMLAHSYSHLQDPVQAAFYYNRSRSLLWPFSSTYMLDYGNVLRLLGRYEEAEQVYRSMGQVPEDLVASCIWSRQEVLSDRFISVSQIPVEGTYRINGISKSGDRLLMSVQEEDIDYELTLFDLRSGERELYMKSFSWPFNLNRAQELGDSVLIYSGNASKERYLTSKALRSGKISRRGENMLYIYMVDLRKDRLEGESFDFNNPEYGCTHPFMSIDGRRLYFVSNMPGGYGGFDLYYVECLPTGWSDPINMGKEINTIYDEGYPYEKDGVLFFSSKGHIGYGGYDVFMVSLGSEDPKVVNLGKPINSSRDDVSYIEDSVATGYFLSNRFEGTGKDQLWHFRRQLDSENELEQQTDMELLSLPDSIYREVLLFRKEQEVFGRNIEGVVVKGDNKRISSYVVPMPDPMREGLNNIDDLGRKSYLSFNVPASSDVSIVYDEDGCLIRSVTSEVLMAFPVEIDQDEKISQVPVYWIDRENEDLRIDYVFFDFDSSRLTYSELKKLDDVALFLKSNPSYSIHLTGYADNIGDSNYNKALSSQRAKSVSIYLISEGVHDFQISSQGNGIDQQNYENIGKVKDRLIRRSVKFSFTKK, from the coding sequence ATGATAAGAATTTTAACTAGATATTTACTTTTCTTTCTTTCGCTTGTTCCGTTAATGACTTTTGGTCAGCGCAAGTTATATGAGAAGGGGTTGAGAGCCTACAACGAAGGTTTTTATACGGAAGTGATTGATATTTACACTCCGCTAGATGTTTCGTCAAAAGATGTTGATATTGAATTGATGTTGGCACATAGTTATTCCCATTTACAAGATCCCGTTCAAGCTGCGTTTTATTATAATCGAAGTCGATCGCTTTTATGGCCCTTCTCATCCACTTATATGTTGGACTATGGTAATGTTTTGCGATTGTTGGGGCGTTATGAAGAGGCTGAGCAGGTGTATCGTTCGATGGGGCAGGTTCCTGAAGATTTGGTCGCATCATGTATTTGGAGTAGACAGGAGGTTTTAAGTGATCGATTTATTTCGGTGTCTCAAATTCCCGTGGAAGGGACTTATCGAATAAATGGAATAAGTAAATCTGGAGATCGTTTGTTAATGTCTGTTCAAGAGGAGGATATAGATTATGAATTGACATTGTTTGATCTAAGAAGTGGCGAACGTGAATTGTATATGAAGTCATTCTCTTGGCCATTTAATCTGAATAGAGCGCAAGAGTTAGGAGATTCCGTTTTGATTTATAGTGGAAATGCCTCGAAGGAGCGCTATTTAACCTCGAAGGCCTTACGTTCGGGCAAGATTAGTCGTAGAGGGGAGAATATGCTCTATATCTATATGGTGGATCTTCGCAAGGATCGTTTAGAAGGAGAATCATTTGATTTTAATAATCCGGAATATGGTTGTACCCATCCTTTTATGAGTATTGATGGTAGACGGTTGTATTTTGTGTCCAATATGCCTGGAGGTTATGGTGGTTTTGATCTCTACTATGTTGAGTGTCTGCCCACCGGTTGGAGCGATCCTATAAATATGGGAAAGGAAATTAATACGATTTATGACGAGGGTTATCCTTATGAGAAGGATGGTGTTTTATTCTTTTCAAGTAAGGGGCATATTGGTTATGGAGGTTATGATGTTTTTATGGTTTCTTTGGGTTCTGAAGACCCAAAGGTGGTGAATTTGGGAAAGCCTATAAACAGTTCACGTGATGATGTTAGCTATATTGAAGACTCTGTCGCAACAGGTTATTTTTTGTCAAATCGTTTTGAGGGAACAGGCAAGGATCAATTGTGGCATTTTCGTCGTCAGCTAGATTCGGAAAATGAATTAGAGCAACAAACGGATATGGAATTACTCTCTCTTCCAGATTCTATTTATCGAGAAGTCTTATTATTTAGGAAAGAACAAGAGGTCTTCGGTCGAAATATAGAGGGGGTTGTTGTTAAAGGAGATAATAAACGAATTTCATCTTATGTTGTTCCTATGCCTGATCCAATGAGAGAGGGTTTAAATAATATTGATGATTTGGGCCGTAAAAGCTATTTAAGTTTTAATGTTCCTGCATCGAGTGATGTTTCTATTGTCTATGACGAAGATGGGTGTTTGATTCGCAGTGTTACGTCAGAAGTTTTGATGGCGTTTCCTGTTGAAATAGATCAAGATGAAAAAATAAGTCAAGTCCCAGTTTATTGGATTGATCGTGAAAATGAAGATCTTCGAATTGATTATGTATTCTTTGATTTTGATAGTTCTCGTTTGACCTATAGTGAATTGAAGAAGTTAGATGATGTTGCTCTATTTCTTAAGTCAAACCCATCGTATAGCATTCACTTGACAGGATATGCAGATAATATTGGAGATTCAAATTATAATAAAGCTCTTTCTTCTCAAAGAGCAAAATCAGTATCAATATATTTAATTTCAGAAGGAGTGCATGATTTTCAAATCTCAAGTCAGGGGAATGGTATAGATCAACAGAATTATGAAAATATTGGAAAGGTAAAAGATCGTCTTATTCGTAGATCTGTAAAATTTAGTTTTACAAAGAAATAA
- a CDS encoding PorP/SprF family type IX secretion system membrane protein, which produces MKLQIKIITTLLLLLVIGRVSSQNYIEIGQYMYHQAFFNPSAIGSYNDIRIAGLVRQQWVGVDGAPRVYSVNAAIPFEKMGLGFTLTQSEIGVHKETRVFASYSYRLKLQKNHYLSFGISGGGVLQNVDYSSVITRESNDDLFSADISSTFTPDFQLGIYYLMPRFYFSIFIPSMLTSEVRMVGGEEDVTTNFDAQQVHLYFQGGYEYPLSDDFHLNLSTLIRYVSSLPLEYDLNAMLGWKGRLGVGFSYRSRKEFFALFNVGLTEHLKLCYAYQNSSIVHDHFSSHEVMLIYAFKRNNKRRIRIQSPRF; this is translated from the coding sequence ATGAAATTACAAATAAAGATAATCACTACTTTGCTTCTTTTACTTGTTATTGGTCGGGTTTCAAGTCAGAATTATATTGAGATCGGTCAGTATATGTATCATCAAGCTTTTTTTAATCCTTCTGCTATTGGGAGTTATAATGATATTCGTATTGCAGGTTTGGTTCGTCAACAGTGGGTTGGTGTTGATGGAGCCCCTCGTGTATATAGTGTTAATGCAGCTATTCCTTTTGAAAAGATGGGTTTGGGTTTTACTTTAACCCAGTCAGAAATTGGAGTTCATAAAGAGACGCGTGTTTTTGCTTCATATTCGTATCGATTAAAATTGCAGAAGAACCACTATCTGTCTTTTGGAATAAGTGGCGGTGGCGTTTTGCAAAATGTTGATTATAGTTCAGTGATCACAAGAGAGTCGAATGATGACCTGTTTTCAGCAGATATTAGCTCTACGTTTACTCCCGATTTTCAACTAGGGATTTATTATCTTATGCCGAGGTTCTATTTTTCTATTTTTATCCCGAGTATGTTAACCAGTGAGGTTCGTATGGTTGGCGGCGAAGAAGATGTTACAACCAATTTTGATGCACAACAAGTCCATCTATATTTTCAAGGAGGTTATGAATATCCTTTGAGTGATGATTTTCATTTGAATCTCTCCACGTTGATTCGTTATGTTTCGAGTCTTCCCTTAGAGTATGATCTGAATGCGATGTTGGGTTGGAAAGGTCGATTGGGTGTTGGTTTTTCTTATCGCTCACGCAAGGAGTTTTTTGCACTATTTAATGTAGGGTTAACCGAACACTTAAAGTTGTGTTATGCTTATCAGAATAGTTCCATTGTTCATGATCATTTTAGTAGTCATGAAGTGATGCTTATTTATGCCTTTAAGCGAAATAACAAGCGTAGGATTCGAATTCAAAGTCCCCGTTTTTAG
- a CDS encoding gliding motility-associated C-terminal domain-containing protein codes for MRYRYMIIGLLFLYSLDTFSQGFYVKEGVATVGGSSYFILHDTHLESDGEFRSKDLSQVILRWQMIEGVVVGNVGFQNLILDGSGFFESDLTVLGDIRFRSGILDIGTYNLSLGGILLNEREDSYIFSSSTGRIYFEGAVSSSVRLDPGNLGLDFTPTESVSQVSISRGNMELYSEGNRSVLRNYQVSPALAMSTLSFKYFDHEENGLDANGFAVWNNKGSYWQGLKRISSSDGLLLSEGGSSIGEVTIYSTSVNSEVVFPSGFTPNGDGVNDYYVIGGALSYPNSRLVVFDSSGNILYDVSPYQNDWDGRTGQGVDLEGDQLLEDGTYFYIFYKDATQSNDVDKGFIELKTQ; via the coding sequence ATGAGATATCGTTATATGATAATAGGACTCTTATTTCTCTATTCTCTTGATACTTTTAGTCAAGGCTTTTATGTGAAAGAAGGGGTTGCAACGGTAGGAGGGTCAAGCTATTTTATATTGCATGATACCCATTTAGAATCTGATGGTGAATTTCGCTCGAAGGATCTTTCTCAAGTGATTCTTCGGTGGCAAATGATCGAAGGAGTAGTAGTAGGAAATGTAGGTTTCCAGAATTTGATATTGGATGGAAGTGGATTCTTTGAGAGTGATTTGACTGTTCTCGGAGATATCCGTTTCAGAAGTGGGATTTTAGATATTGGGACTTATAATTTAAGCCTAGGTGGAATATTGTTGAATGAGCGAGAAGATAGTTATATCTTCTCCTCTTCCACGGGTCGTATCTATTTTGAAGGAGCTGTCTCTTCTAGTGTTCGTTTGGATCCGGGCAATTTAGGGTTAGATTTTACCCCAACAGAGAGTGTCTCTCAAGTTTCCATTTCACGAGGAAACATGGAATTGTACAGTGAAGGTAACCGAAGTGTGTTACGTAACTATCAAGTAAGTCCAGCTTTAGCTATGTCTACTTTATCATTTAAGTATTTTGATCATGAAGAAAATGGTTTGGATGCTAATGGATTTGCAGTATGGAATAATAAGGGGAGTTATTGGCAGGGTTTAAAACGAATTAGTAGTTCCGATGGATTGCTTTTGAGTGAGGGCGGATCTTCAATAGGAGAAGTAACAATTTATTCGACCTCAGTGAATAGTGAAGTTGTTTTTCCATCAGGCTTTACTCCGAATGGCGATGGAGTGAATGATTACTATGTTATAGGAGGAGCTCTTTCTTATCCCAACAGTCGTTTGGTTGTTTTTGATAGCTCTGGGAATATTCTTTATGATGTTTCCCCATACCAAAATGATTGGGATGGTCGAACCGGTCAAGGTGTAGATCTGGAAGGGGATCAGTTGCTGGAAGATGGGACTTATTTTTATATTTTTTATAAGGATGCAACGCAAAGTAATGATGTAGACAAAGGTTTTATTGAACTGAAGACACAATAA